From the Saccharobesus litoralis genome, one window contains:
- the ubiT gene encoding ubiquinone anaerobic biosynthesis accessory factor UbiT, translating to MTQLFSQLNRLAPANVVVPKLLAFSQQILPQRLMDSVLAEMFNQVFAEPLNNGELNFLQGKWLGLKMLDIPLHVQISVTPSANKRKDQKAKITCRRPGTANARDSKEADVTISGQHKAFVLMAAQQCDPDTLFFRRQLQITGDTDFGLALKNFLDAFDRDVLAKPLNQFIDFYAELHVSQGVSHV from the coding sequence ATGACCCAATTATTTTCTCAGTTAAACCGTCTAGCACCCGCTAATGTTGTAGTACCTAAACTCCTCGCTTTTAGTCAGCAAATATTGCCACAACGTTTAATGGATAGCGTGTTGGCTGAGATGTTTAACCAAGTCTTTGCTGAACCATTAAACAATGGAGAGTTAAATTTTTTGCAAGGCAAATGGCTAGGCTTAAAAATGCTCGATATTCCATTGCATGTGCAGATCTCTGTTACACCATCAGCCAATAAGCGAAAAGATCAGAAAGCCAAGATCACCTGTCGGCGACCAGGTACGGCTAATGCTAGAGACAGTAAAGAGGCTGACGTCACCATTAGTGGTCAACATAAAGCCTTTGTCTTAATGGCAGCGCAACAGTGTGATCCCGATACCTTATTTTTTCGACGCCAATTGCAGATCACGGGTGATACAGATTTTGGCTTGGCTTTGAAAAACTTCTTAGATGCGTTTGATCGCGATGTGTTAGCCAAACCATTAAATCAATTTATCGACTTTTATGCTGAGCTGCATGTGTCGCAAGGGGTAAGTCATGTTTAA
- the thiH gene encoding 2-iminoacetate synthase ThiH: MAESFYQTSQLINWQQLNQQILATKKADIESIIVQAKSGLGLSLDQFAALISPAAQAYLPQMAQVSQQLTQQRFGKTIQLYIPLYLSNWCSNVCTYCGFSANNKVRRNALTPEQILAEAKAILAKGYQHILLVTGEMLKKVDTDYLCAAVKQLRPLFKHISLEVQPMSVADYQRLKQAGVDAVLVYQETYDPNTYQNYHLKGQKADYQHRLKTAERLGQAGMDKIGLGILLGLRDWRADSLVLAQHLAYLQKHYWRSRYSLSFPRLRPALGEISIQNKVSERDLLQLVCALRLMFPQVELSLSTRERAAFRDLLIPLGITTMSAESSTQPGGYAEQSAQELSQFDIDDNRNTPAICEAIAQQGYQAVMQDWQAEYNR, translated from the coding sequence GTGGCAGAATCTTTTTACCAAACCAGTCAATTAATTAACTGGCAACAACTCAATCAGCAAATCCTTGCGACCAAAAAAGCTGATATTGAATCGATCATTGTGCAAGCCAAATCTGGTTTGGGTTTATCGCTTGATCAATTCGCAGCACTTATCTCACCCGCTGCCCAAGCTTATTTGCCGCAAATGGCCCAAGTTAGCCAGCAATTAACCCAACAACGATTTGGCAAAACTATCCAGTTGTATATTCCTTTATACCTATCTAACTGGTGCAGCAATGTTTGTACCTATTGCGGCTTTTCTGCCAATAATAAAGTTAGGCGTAATGCCTTAACGCCGGAGCAAATTTTAGCTGAAGCCAAAGCCATTCTTGCCAAGGGATACCAGCATATATTGTTAGTAACGGGCGAAATGCTTAAAAAGGTCGATACTGATTATTTGTGTGCCGCAGTAAAGCAGCTAAGGCCCTTGTTTAAACATATTAGCTTGGAAGTACAGCCGATGTCGGTTGCCGATTATCAGCGTTTAAAACAAGCCGGGGTCGATGCTGTATTGGTGTATCAAGAAACTTACGATCCCAATACATACCAAAACTACCACTTAAAAGGCCAAAAGGCCGATTATCAACATAGGTTAAAAACCGCTGAAAGGTTAGGCCAAGCCGGAATGGATAAAATTGGTTTAGGTATATTACTTGGCTTAAGGGATTGGCGAGCCGATAGTTTGGTACTTGCTCAGCACCTTGCGTACTTGCAAAAACACTACTGGCGCAGCCGCTATTCGCTATCCTTTCCACGTTTAAGACCAGCATTAGGTGAAATCTCGATTCAAAATAAGGTAAGCGAACGCGACTTATTACAGCTGGTTTGCGCCTTACGATTGATGTTCCCACAAGTCGAGCTATCCCTCTCTACTCGCGAGCGCGCCGCATTTCGCGATCTACTGATCCCACTCGGAATCACCACAATGTCAGCCGAATCCAGCACCCAACCCGGTGGCTACGCCGAACAATCCGCACAAGAGTTAAGCCAGTTTGATATTGATGATAACCGCAATACTCCTGCTATCTGCGAGGCTATTGCCCAACAAGGTTATCAAGCCGTGATGCAAGATTGGCAGGCGGAGTATAATCGCTAA
- the nrdD gene encoding anaerobic ribonucleoside-triphosphate reductase, translating into MQHLSDSLVQHKVQFIDNYIHASNAADGSKYDANANVSCKNLATLENELNKDINIAVNRQLLTAKIRELFGDELAQQYLADLDSHLLYCHDESSLKPYCVSLTLYPLLLDGLVKLGGESKAPQHLESFCGAFINLVFAVSAQFAGAVATVEFLCYFDYFARKDYGDDYLTTHKTTIEAHLQHVVYSLNQPAAARGYQSVFWNISIFSREFGQAMFENFVFPEAATSDDPQLHQPNWDSIDRLQCFFMNWFNEERNKALLTYPVVTAAMLTNDGEPSDLDFANFCAQQNANGNSFFVYMSDNPDSLASCCRLRNEINDNTFSYTLGAGGVATGSINVMTLNINRLVQEGGDLQKQVDNIHKYQVAYRKILEDYQDNGLMPVYDAGFIHLDKQFLTIGINGMVEAAESQGLRAGNNPDYVEFVTNQLKVIFDANRAASKEWGYKFNTEFVPAENLGVKNAKWDRQQGLEVTRDCYNSYFYAVEDNDVNLLDKFILHGKALNQFLDGGSALHLNLEEYPDQEQYLKLYRIAAKTGCNYWTTNVKITLCNDCGYIDKHTRHSCQQCGSTKIDWATRIIGYLKKVSSFSSPRQTEHGLRHYHKQPRKVA; encoded by the coding sequence ATGCAGCACTTATCCGATAGCCTAGTTCAACATAAAGTCCAATTTATAGATAACTATATTCATGCCAGTAACGCCGCCGATGGCTCGAAATATGATGCCAATGCCAACGTCAGTTGTAAGAACTTAGCGACGTTAGAAAATGAGTTAAACAAGGACATTAATATAGCGGTTAATCGCCAGTTATTAACCGCAAAAATTCGCGAACTTTTCGGTGACGAGCTAGCCCAGCAGTACTTGGCGGACTTAGATTCTCATCTGTTATATTGCCATGATGAAAGTTCATTAAAACCGTATTGCGTAAGCCTAACCTTGTATCCTTTGTTATTAGATGGCCTAGTTAAACTTGGTGGTGAATCTAAAGCGCCTCAACATCTGGAATCATTTTGTGGGGCTTTTATCAATCTAGTGTTTGCGGTTAGCGCCCAGTTTGCTGGTGCAGTCGCGACGGTTGAGTTTTTGTGCTACTTCGATTATTTCGCCCGCAAAGACTATGGTGACGATTACTTAACAACCCATAAAACTACCATTGAAGCGCATTTACAGCATGTGGTGTATAGCTTAAATCAACCAGCGGCGGCACGCGGTTATCAATCTGTATTTTGGAATATCAGTATTTTCTCGCGAGAGTTTGGTCAAGCCATGTTCGAGAACTTTGTGTTTCCTGAGGCCGCGACATCTGATGATCCACAGTTACATCAACCAAACTGGGATAGCATAGATCGCTTACAGTGCTTCTTTATGAACTGGTTTAACGAAGAACGCAATAAAGCATTATTGACCTATCCTGTAGTCACTGCGGCTATGCTTACTAATGATGGTGAGCCGTCTGATCTCGATTTCGCCAATTTCTGCGCTCAACAAAACGCTAACGGCAATAGCTTCTTTGTGTATATGTCGGATAACCCAGATTCATTAGCTTCCTGCTGCCGCTTACGTAATGAAATTAATGACAATACCTTCTCTTATACCTTGGGTGCTGGTGGAGTCGCGACGGGTTCGATTAATGTCATGACCCTAAATATTAATCGTTTAGTGCAAGAGGGCGGAGACTTACAAAAACAAGTCGACAATATTCATAAGTACCAAGTGGCTTATCGCAAAATTTTAGAAGACTATCAAGACAATGGCTTAATGCCAGTATATGACGCAGGTTTTATTCATCTCGATAAGCAGTTTTTGACCATAGGCATCAACGGCATGGTCGAAGCGGCAGAGTCGCAAGGGCTAAGAGCCGGTAACAATCCAGACTATGTTGAGTTTGTTACCAACCAACTTAAAGTGATCTTTGATGCCAACCGCGCAGCGAGTAAAGAATGGGGCTATAAGTTTAATACCGAGTTTGTACCGGCCGAAAACCTTGGAGTCAAAAACGCTAAATGGGATCGACAACAAGGTTTAGAAGTAACCCGCGATTGCTATAACTCGTACTTTTATGCGGTCGAAGATAACGACGTAAACCTACTCGATAAGTTTATTTTGCATGGTAAAGCGTTAAATCAATTTTTAGATGGCGGCTCGGCGCTACACTTAAATTTGGAAGAATATCCAGATCAAGAACAATACCTAAAGTTGTATAGAATTGCTGCGAAAACCGGCTGCAACTATTGGACAACCAACGTCAAGATCACCTTATGTAATGACTGTGGCTATATTGATAAACATACCCGTCATAGCTGCCAGCAATGCGGCTCAACCAAGATAGACTGGGCGACGCGTATTATTGGCTACTTGAAAAAAGTATCCAGCTTTAGCTCACCACGCCAAACCGAACACGGCTTACGTCATTATCATAAACAACCGAGAAAAGTGGCTTAG
- a CDS encoding thiazole synthase → MLLKIGDVEFNSRLLMGTGKFASTELMRLAIRASETEMATLALKRVDVGRVGIDPVTNGQDDILTSLQDTGVRLLPNTSGATNAKEAIYAAHLAHEAFGTRWVKLEIHPDPRYLMPDPLETLKAAQVLCEQGFTVLPYVHADPVLCKQLEEAGCAVVMPLAAPIGSNQGLQTAAFLRIIIEQANVPVIVDAGLGTPSHAAQAMEMGADAILVNTAISVAHDPVAMAKAFAYAVRAGRLAYQAGMANKTFEAQASSPLTEFLQAQEQAIM, encoded by the coding sequence ATGCTACTTAAAATAGGCGATGTTGAATTTAACTCGCGTTTATTAATGGGTACTGGCAAATTTGCAAGCACAGAGCTAATGCGTTTGGCCATTAGGGCGTCCGAAACCGAAATGGCGACATTGGCGCTAAAACGGGTAGATGTTGGGCGAGTTGGTATTGATCCAGTGACTAACGGCCAAGATGATATTTTAACCTCACTGCAAGATACAGGTGTGCGTTTACTGCCAAATACCTCTGGCGCAACCAATGCTAAAGAAGCTATTTATGCTGCGCATTTGGCACATGAGGCCTTTGGTACCCGCTGGGTAAAATTAGAGATCCATCCCGATCCGCGCTATTTAATGCCAGATCCGCTTGAAACCTTAAAAGCCGCACAAGTCCTATGCGAGCAAGGTTTTACCGTACTGCCCTATGTTCATGCTGATCCGGTATTGTGTAAGCAATTGGAAGAAGCCGGTTGCGCGGTAGTTATGCCGCTAGCCGCACCGATTGGCTCTAATCAAGGTCTGCAAACCGCAGCATTTTTACGCATTATTATTGAGCAAGCTAATGTCCCAGTCATAGTCGATGCCGGACTCGGCACGCCATCGCATGCTGCACAAGCAATGGAAATGGGCGCCGATGCCATATTGGTCAATACCGCTATTTCGGTCGCACATGATCCTGTCGCCATGGCTAAAGCATTTGCCTATGCCGTACGAGCCGGACGCTTAGCCTATCAAGCCGGCATGGCTAATAAAACATTTGAAGCCCAAGCAAGTAGTCCGCTAACTGAGTTTTTGCAGGCACAAGAACAAGCAATAATGTAG
- a CDS encoding U32 family peptidase gives MQYSLGAIQYYWPKTTIEDFYQQAAQSPADIIYLGESVCSKRRELKYKDWLDVAQQLAAVGKQVVLSTMTLLEAPSEVNVLKRYCDNGEFLVEANDISAVQLLSENGVPFVCGQPINIYNARSLKQLRSSGMMRWVIPAELSRDWITTLLNEYAELYHNQDFEVELFAYGHLPLAFSARCFTARSENRAKDDCELCCINYPQGRPTYSQDGQQLFVLNGIQTQAGKCSNLINDLVDVDDLIDIIRISPQAENTFDILQNFIAQEASPVKQPLSKQQTNGYWHNIAGMHSV, from the coding sequence ATGCAATATTCCCTTGGCGCCATTCAATATTATTGGCCAAAAACAACAATCGAAGACTTTTATCAACAAGCCGCGCAAAGCCCGGCTGACATTATTTATTTAGGCGAAAGTGTTTGTAGCAAACGTCGTGAACTTAAATACAAAGATTGGCTTGATGTCGCCCAACAGCTAGCGGCGGTAGGTAAACAAGTAGTGCTATCCACCATGACATTATTAGAAGCGCCGTCTGAAGTTAATGTATTAAAACGTTATTGCGATAATGGTGAGTTTTTAGTTGAAGCCAATGATATTAGTGCTGTGCAACTGTTGAGTGAAAACGGTGTGCCTTTTGTCTGTGGTCAGCCGATTAATATTTATAATGCGCGTAGCCTCAAACAGCTGCGTAGTTCAGGCATGATGCGTTGGGTGATCCCTGCTGAGCTGAGTCGCGACTGGATCACCACTTTGCTAAATGAGTATGCCGAGCTTTATCATAATCAAGATTTTGAAGTGGAATTGTTTGCCTATGGTCATTTGCCATTAGCATTCTCAGCCCGCTGTTTCACCGCCAGATCAGAAAACCGCGCCAAAGATGATTGTGAATTGTGCTGTATTAACTATCCGCAAGGGCGACCGACTTATAGCCAAGATGGCCAGCAATTGTTTGTACTTAACGGTATTCAAACTCAAGCCGGAAAATGCAGCAACTTAATTAATGATTTGGTAGATGTTGATGATTTAATCGATATTATTCGCATCAGCCCGCAAGCGGAAAACACGTTCGATATTCTGCAAAACTTTATCGCACAAGAAGCCTCGCCGGTTAAGCAGCCATTAAGTAAACAACAAACCAATGGTTATTGGCACAATATTGCGGGTATGCACTCAGTTTAA
- a CDS encoding 3-keto-disaccharide hydrolase gives MKKTNLTLFSCILALGLTACSQNDTTAVTAGTTEQWQPLFNGEDLSNWTVKFAGFPVGENYKNTFRVENGLLSVNFDQHESFNGEFGHLFTNQSFSHYRLRATYRFVGEQLKKSDDYRQGIGWAYRNNGFMLHSQDPKTMELDQSFPASIEAQLLGGDGTNQRNTLNVCTPDSHVVINNKLVKDHCIKSVSKTYHGDQWVDVEIEVRGSEVIRHIIDGEVVFEYGQIQLDEKSLDKYKTMYGGKMMSAGHIAIQAETHPTQFKRIDILPLDPKA, from the coding sequence ATGAAGAAAACCAACCTTACTCTTTTTAGTTGCATACTGGCTTTGGGATTAACCGCTTGCAGTCAAAACGACACCACAGCTGTCACTGCGGGCACAACAGAACAGTGGCAGCCGCTATTTAATGGCGAAGACTTATCCAATTGGACAGTTAAATTTGCAGGCTTTCCTGTTGGCGAAAACTATAAAAATACCTTTCGAGTGGAAAATGGTTTATTAAGTGTCAACTTTGATCAGCATGAATCGTTTAATGGTGAGTTTGGCCACTTGTTTACTAACCAAAGCTTTTCTCATTATCGACTGCGAGCGACTTATCGCTTTGTCGGTGAACAGCTTAAAAAGAGTGATGACTATCGCCAAGGTATTGGTTGGGCGTATCGTAACAATGGTTTTATGTTACACAGCCAAGATCCAAAAACCATGGAGCTTGATCAATCTTTTCCTGCCAGTATTGAGGCTCAGCTGTTAGGCGGTGATGGCACTAATCAACGTAATACATTGAACGTATGTACGCCAGACTCACATGTCGTGATCAACAATAAGTTAGTCAAAGATCACTGTATCAAATCTGTCTCTAAAACCTATCATGGTGATCAATGGGTCGATGTGGAAATTGAAGTGCGCGGTAGTGAAGTGATCCGCCATATTATTGATGGAGAAGTCGTGTTCGAGTATGGTCAAATTCAATTAGATGAAAAGTCCCTCGATAAATATAAAACCATGTATGGTGGCAAAATGATGAGTGCTGGCCATATTGCTATTCAAGCAGAAACCCATCCTACCCAGTTCAAGCGCATTGATATTTTACCGCTTGACCCTAAAGCTTAA
- the ubiU gene encoding ubiquinone anaerobic biosynthesis protein UbiU — protein MQLLSPAGSLPAVKSALKQGADAIYIGLKDDTNARHFSGLNFDNKTIGQAAQLIQQQNKLLHIAINTFAHPGQFKRWQYAVDHAVDIGANVLILADIGVLDYAANRYPDIELHLSVQASATTAQGIQFYQNNFGIKRAVLPRVLSIHQVKQLARTTKVELEVFAYGSLCIMAEGRCYLSSYMTGESPNTAGACSPAKYVRWQEDGRYLESLLNDVMIDRYAPDENAGYPTLCKGRFDVGSHTYHALEEPTSLNTLQLLPELINTGISAVKIEGRQRSPAYVAQVTQVWRQAIDACLQNPSDFEVEQSWNTKLAQLSEGSQTTLGAYHRNWQ, from the coding sequence ATGCAATTATTGAGCCCCGCTGGTAGCCTGCCAGCGGTAAAATCAGCCTTAAAGCAGGGTGCTGATGCTATCTATATCGGCTTAAAAGACGACACCAACGCCAGACATTTTTCCGGCTTAAATTTTGACAATAAAACCATCGGCCAAGCCGCCCAATTAATCCAACAGCAAAATAAACTGTTACATATTGCCATTAACACTTTTGCTCACCCAGGCCAGTTTAAGCGCTGGCAATACGCGGTTGATCATGCCGTCGATATCGGCGCCAATGTGCTGATACTAGCTGACATAGGTGTGTTAGATTATGCAGCCAATCGCTATCCTGATATCGAGTTGCACTTATCGGTGCAAGCGTCGGCAACCACAGCACAAGGTATTCAGTTTTATCAAAATAACTTTGGTATTAAGCGCGCGGTATTGCCGCGCGTATTGTCGATACATCAAGTAAAACAGCTGGCGCGCACAACCAAGGTGGAGCTTGAAGTCTTTGCTTATGGCAGCTTGTGTATTATGGCAGAAGGACGCTGTTATTTATCTAGCTATATGACTGGCGAAAGCCCCAATACAGCTGGTGCATGTTCCCCCGCCAAATATGTAAGATGGCAAGAAGACGGGCGATATTTAGAATCTCTTCTTAACGACGTGATGATCGACCGTTATGCGCCGGATGAAAACGCTGGCTACCCCACCCTATGCAAAGGCAGGTTCGATGTTGGCAGCCATACCTACCATGCGCTTGAAGAACCAACCAGTCTTAACACCTTGCAATTATTGCCGGAGCTAATTAACACCGGCATTAGCGCAGTCAAAATCGAAGGGCGACAACGCAGCCCAGCTTATGTTGCCCAAGTCACCCAAGTATGGCGCCAAGCGATAGACGCCTGTTTGCAAAACCCGAGTGATTTTGAAGTCGAGCAAAGCTGGAATACCAAGTTAGCCCAGTTATCGGAAGGCAGCCAAACCACGCTGGGCGCTTATCACAGAAATTGGCAATAA
- the pdxH gene encoding pyridoxamine 5'-phosphate oxidase has protein sequence MDLANQRREYRYANLDLEQANKDPLPQLLSWLDQAQAAQIVDASAMTLSTVDEQGMPSSRTVLLKGIDQKGLVFYTNLASSKAKDISVNNQVCLHFAWLQQDRQVRVQGVANRLSTTQVLHYFLTRPRNSQLSAWASEQSRVLQSREVLIQQYEQMKQKFKDGKIPLPAHWGGYCVTPIRFEFWQGGNDRLHDRLVYRRQSDHAWSIERLAP, from the coding sequence ATGGATTTAGCAAACCAACGCCGCGAATATAGGTATGCTAATTTAGATCTTGAGCAAGCTAATAAAGATCCATTACCTCAACTATTGAGTTGGTTAGATCAAGCGCAAGCAGCACAAATAGTCGATGCATCCGCTATGACTTTATCAACAGTCGATGAGCAAGGCATGCCAAGCTCACGTACTGTATTACTAAAAGGCATAGATCAAAAAGGCTTGGTGTTTTATACCAATCTCGCCAGTAGTAAAGCCAAAGATATCAGCGTAAATAACCAAGTTTGTTTACATTTTGCTTGGCTTCAACAAGATCGCCAAGTACGAGTTCAGGGTGTCGCCAATCGGTTAAGCACAACACAAGTGTTACACTATTTTTTAACTCGACCACGCAATAGCCAACTCAGTGCATGGGCTTCTGAACAGAGCCGAGTGCTCCAATCACGTGAGGTTTTAATACAACAATATGAACAAATGAAGCAAAAATTTAAAGACGGTAAGATCCCACTACCCGCTCATTGGGGCGGCTATTGTGTTACCCCTATTCGTTTTGAGTTTTGGCAAGGAGGGAACGATCGTTTACATGATAGGCTAGTGTATCGTCGACAATCTGACCATGCATGGTCTATTGAAAGGTTAGCCCCATGA
- a CDS encoding sensor domain-containing diguanylate cyclase: MNSKNRALGLVSFILFIGFITVSTISYWSARQSLSEQIVSEVVPLTGISIYSKIKEKLMAPIHISSLMAQDTFVHDWVKNGEADPDKMQRYLREIKQRNGAITSFFVSDKTLNYYHPNGILRRVSANDPQDHWYFAVRQSQQDYIVNIDIDTRDLQSLTVFINYKVLDTHGEYLGAIGIGLSVHSVKQLLDSHNPHQQFFIFFTDKQGKAMLQGESPRPILSLTDIKGLSQPQAQTLLGAPNSTASFQQGTRTTHVNSRFIQELGWYLMISHTEQPWDNRIVRPLMVNLFIGLCISVLVIMVVFYTLRRYQSELERTAITDKLTNVANRHGFDMIIQQSKKQLRDKQPCSIILFDLDNFKQINDTYTHMAGDLVILDAVDVVRSVFGSTESLIRWGGEEFLLVLPGHDARKAQQLAERLRYKMAERISYFETQPIQFTASFGVAQWQTQESVNQLLYRVDKALYQAKQLGKDQVQVAGY; the protein is encoded by the coding sequence ATGAATAGTAAAAACAGGGCGTTGGGCTTAGTCTCATTTATCTTATTTATTGGCTTTATTACTGTCAGTACCATTAGTTATTGGTCCGCGCGGCAATCTTTATCTGAGCAGATAGTATCTGAAGTGGTGCCTTTAACTGGCATTAGCATTTACTCAAAGATTAAAGAAAAGCTCATGGCGCCAATTCATATATCTTCGTTAATGGCGCAAGATACCTTTGTCCATGATTGGGTTAAAAACGGTGAAGCTGATCCTGATAAAATGCAGCGATATTTACGTGAAATTAAACAACGCAATGGCGCAATTACCAGTTTTTTTGTTTCAGATAAAACCCTAAATTACTACCACCCTAACGGCATATTACGTCGTGTTTCAGCTAATGATCCGCAAGATCATTGGTACTTTGCGGTTCGACAAAGTCAGCAAGATTACATTGTAAATATCGACATAGATACCCGAGATTTACAATCACTCACTGTGTTTATTAATTATAAAGTGTTAGATACCCATGGTGAGTATTTGGGCGCCATTGGCATTGGTTTGTCTGTCCATTCAGTCAAGCAATTACTCGACAGTCATAACCCGCATCAGCAGTTTTTTATCTTTTTTACCGATAAGCAAGGCAAGGCTATGCTGCAAGGCGAAAGCCCTCGACCGATTTTATCATTAACGGATATTAAAGGTTTGTCACAGCCTCAAGCGCAAACTTTGCTTGGTGCGCCAAACAGCACAGCAAGTTTTCAACAAGGCACACGCACCACGCATGTTAACAGTCGCTTTATTCAAGAACTGGGTTGGTATTTGATGATAAGTCATACTGAACAACCCTGGGATAATCGAATTGTGCGGCCGTTAATGGTTAATTTATTTATTGGTTTGTGTATCTCTGTGTTGGTGATTATGGTGGTGTTTTATACGTTAAGACGCTATCAGAGTGAGTTAGAGCGAACCGCGATAACCGATAAATTAACCAATGTGGCTAATCGTCATGGCTTCGACATGATCATTCAGCAAAGCAAAAAACAACTGCGAGACAAGCAGCCCTGTTCCATTATCTTATTTGATTTAGATAACTTTAAACAAATAAACGATACTTATACGCATATGGCGGGGGACTTAGTTATCCTTGATGCCGTTGACGTAGTGCGTAGTGTTTTTGGCTCAACAGAAAGTTTGATCCGCTGGGGCGGTGAGGAGTTTTTGTTAGTATTACCTGGACATGATGCACGCAAAGCTCAGCAATTAGCAGAACGATTGCGCTATAAAATGGCTGAACGCATCAGCTATTTTGAAACTCAACCTATTCAATTTACCGCGAGTTTTGGCGTTGCACAGTGGCAAACTCAAGAGTCAGTTAATCAATTGCTATACCGAGTTGATAAAGCCTTGTATCAAGCAAAGCAATTGGGTAAAGATCAAGTGCAAGTAGCGGGTTATTAA
- the thiS gene encoding sulfur carrier protein ThiS, whose protein sequence is MIAIQLNGQSQQVTKPDLAALIAQLPNNKGLAVAVNFEVIPQNMWPEFTLQAGDKVDVFQAIAGG, encoded by the coding sequence ATGATCGCAATTCAATTAAACGGTCAATCCCAACAAGTAACCAAGCCTGATCTTGCAGCTTTGATTGCACAATTGCCCAATAACAAGGGCTTAGCCGTCGCGGTTAACTTTGAAGTGATCCCGCAAAATATGTGGCCCGAATTTACCTTACAAGCCGGCGATAAAGTCGACGTATTTCAAGCGATTGCGGGAGGTTAA
- the nrdG gene encoding anaerobic ribonucleoside-triphosphate reductase activating protein — translation MFNYLTPQVVLQEVPGEVSLLFTITGCALKCEGCHSPEIHDPNYGQPLTEADYIKWLDKYQALISCVVFFGGEWQSDQLIICLSIAKKRGLKTCLYTGKDKLSKPILAQLDYVKYGRWQPKLGGLDKATTNQRFVNVHTGELLNAKFQTH, via the coding sequence ATGTTTAATTACTTAACACCACAAGTGGTATTGCAAGAAGTGCCAGGTGAAGTGTCGTTATTGTTCACTATCACCGGCTGCGCACTAAAGTGCGAAGGTTGCCATAGCCCAGAGATCCACGACCCCAATTATGGTCAACCATTAACAGAAGCAGATTACATTAAATGGTTAGATAAGTACCAAGCCTTGATCAGTTGTGTGGTGTTTTTTGGCGGTGAGTGGCAAAGTGATCAACTCATTATTTGCTTGAGTATTGCTAAAAAGCGTGGGCTTAAGACGTGTTTGTATACAGGTAAAGATAAGTTGAGCAAACCTATATTGGCTCAATTAGATTATGTTAAATATGGACGGTGGCAGCCCAAATTGGGAGGCCTAGACAAAGCCACCACTAACCAAAGGTTTGTTAACGTACACACGGGAGAGCTGCTCAATGCCAAGTTTCAAACACACTAG
- a CDS encoding GDSL-type esterase/lipase family protein, whose amino-acid sequence MREPQQESKQELQQEQHPAIVPAQQTDEWAVPWWLPRHQAKLHAKQIQGQIDLLFLGDSITQAWEDRGAAVWQKYYQPRHAFNLGFSGDRTENVLWRIEHGELDNIAPKLLVLMIGSNNTGHRMDPAEQTAKGIELIIQAIQAKLANSRILLLGLLPREASPDDPMRLRNNEINKLIKPLANQQNLFWLDIGELFLDEQGVIQPDVMSDGLHPNQAMYLEMALALEPTIKHLLDDTL is encoded by the coding sequence GTGCGAGAGCCACAACAAGAGTCAAAACAAGAACTACAGCAAGAACAACATCCAGCCATAGTTCCCGCACAGCAAACGGATGAATGGGCTGTGCCTTGGTGGCTGCCACGCCATCAAGCTAAGTTGCATGCTAAGCAGATCCAAGGCCAAATTGATTTGCTGTTTTTGGGTGATTCCATCACCCAAGCATGGGAAGACCGCGGTGCTGCCGTTTGGCAAAAGTATTACCAGCCGCGGCACGCATTCAATTTAGGTTTTTCTGGCGATCGTACCGAGAATGTATTGTGGCGCATAGAACACGGTGAGTTAGACAATATAGCGCCCAAGCTATTGGTATTAATGATAGGCTCTAATAATACCGGACATCGCATGGACCCTGCCGAGCAAACCGCTAAAGGTATCGAGCTGATTATTCAAGCCATTCAAGCTAAGCTAGCCAATTCTCGCATATTATTACTGGGCTTGTTACCGCGCGAAGCGTCGCCGGATGATCCTATGCGACTTCGCAATAACGAAATTAATAAGCTGATCAAGCCACTAGCTAACCAACAAAATCTCTTTTGGCTAGACATTGGCGAACTCTTTTTAGATGAGCAAGGCGTTATTCAACCAGACGTGATGTCTGACGGTTTACACCCTAATCAAGCTATGTATCTTGAAATGGCTTTAGCGCTAGAGCCGACTATAAAGCACTTGTTGGACGATACGTTATAA